A genomic region of Microlunatus sagamiharensis contains the following coding sequences:
- a CDS encoding IS110 family RNA-guided transposase has translation MTSPPRPRQPRREPRRQHSTTSTPVFAGVDTHKELHVAAVIDATETVLGTRSFPTTRQGYNQLLAWVRSHGDLVRVGVEGTGSYGAGLTRHLAKADITILEVDRPDRSDRRRKGKDDDLDAISAARAALHQRRTTVPKSRDGAVEALRILRVTRANAVRERRAALQLLRMSIVSAPDELREQVRHLTRMQLIRTVAAWRPDVSNAADPPTAYRVSLKSLARRYLELSDEIADLDELINPIVEALAPQLLARTGIGIEVAGQLLVTAGDNPDRMTSEAAFAMLCGVAPLPASSGMTQRHRLNRGGDRQANRALHLAAISRLRLDPRTKAYVAKKTAQGHSKMEILRCLKRYLAREVYFLLNPGQPAPAKPHTRRRPAAA, from the coding sequence ATGACCAGTCCACCCCGCCCACGCCAACCCCGACGCGAACCGCGGCGCCAGCACAGCACCACCTCGACCCCGGTGTTCGCCGGGGTCGACACGCACAAAGAGCTTCACGTCGCCGCCGTGATCGATGCGACCGAGACCGTCCTGGGCACCCGCAGCTTCCCCACCACCCGGCAGGGCTACAACCAGCTGCTGGCCTGGGTCCGCAGCCACGGCGACCTGGTCCGGGTCGGGGTCGAGGGCACCGGCTCCTACGGTGCGGGCCTGACCCGGCACCTGGCCAAGGCCGACATCACAATCCTCGAGGTCGACCGGCCCGACCGCTCCGACCGGCGGCGTAAGGGCAAGGACGACGATCTGGATGCGATCAGCGCCGCCCGCGCGGCGTTGCACCAGCGCCGCACCACGGTGCCGAAGTCCCGCGACGGAGCGGTCGAAGCACTCCGAATCCTGCGCGTGACCAGGGCGAACGCTGTCCGCGAACGCCGGGCCGCGTTGCAGCTGCTACGGATGAGCATCGTCAGCGCCCCCGACGAGCTACGCGAGCAGGTCCGCCACCTGACCCGGATGCAACTCATCCGGACCGTGGCCGCGTGGCGGCCCGACGTGTCGAACGCGGCCGACCCGCCGACGGCATACCGCGTGTCGTTGAAGTCGTTGGCCCGGCGCTACCTCGAGCTCAGTGACGAGATCGCCGACCTCGACGAGCTGATCAACCCGATCGTCGAAGCCCTCGCCCCGCAGCTCCTCGCCCGAACCGGGATCGGCATCGAGGTCGCCGGCCAGCTGCTGGTCACCGCCGGCGACAACCCCGACCGGATGACATCCGAGGCCGCGTTCGCGATGCTCTGCGGCGTGGCACCGCTGCCCGCCTCCTCCGGCATGACCCAGCGACACCGGCTCAACCGCGGCGGCGACCGCCAAGCCAACCGGGCCCTGCACCTCGCCGCCATCAGCCGCCTCCGGCTCGACCCCAGAACCAAGGCCTACGTGGCCAAGAAGACTGCCCAGGGCCACTCCAAGATGGAGATCCTGCGCTGCCTGAAGCGCTACCTCGCCCGCGAGGTCTACTTCCTGCTCAACCCCGGCCAGCCCGCCCCCGCCAAACCGCACACCAGACGTCGTCCCGCAGCCGCTTGA